The Chitinophaga pinensis DSM 2588 region CGCAGTGTTTGAAAAATGGCTTACAAAACGGTCTGTAGGAAGATGATCTTTTCGGCGCAAACGCCCGTCCGCTCCGTTCTTTTGGCTTATTTCTACCATTAAACCCTTACTACACCGCCATTATGCCGTTATTTGTCCGTTCATGAACGAAGAGATAACGGCATAATGGCGGTGTAATAACGGTATTATACGGAGAACAGATGCCTACACTAAAAACGGAAATATACGCCTCTGTTTGTAGCGATTGCCAACTCAAACAGCGCTATAATCCGACTAAGCATTTCCATGCTCCTTGCATTTTCATACCAGCGTCTGGCATCTCTGTATTCTTTCAGATGCTGCAAAATAATTACTTTCGCTTCGGCTGAAAAGACGATATCATCCTCCCCTTCTCCGATCTGCTATGATTTTCATCATTGACAATCCACCACACATCCTCCATCAGATATATATCACTTATCTCCAATAAAAGCACATTCGGATGATCTATATGCTGGTGGCCCCAGCCTACAAGTTCATAATAGTCGGTTGTTTCTTCGTCTACATCTTCCGTAGGAACAAAAATCAGGTTTGTCCATTTAGCTGTATCCATAGGTAATTCCAAAATCCGTTAACAGGCTCATTTTAAAGGCATAGATCGCTTCAACAAACTTACACACTAATACCAGCATCTCAAAACGGATCCCACATTGCTATGTTTGATTTTTGCAGCAAATGGATTGAATATGGTAGCCGTCCTCCTTATCAAACGATCTAATTTTGCATCATCATCATTCAATTTCTACATCATGGACCAAATATATACCGTTGAGGATTTCTACCGCGCCAAACTGAACTGGATGCCGGAGAATCTGAAGAACGAACTGGGTCATTTTAATGTATTCCGGCTGAGTGATTTTGTACACAACAGTACCAAATGCGGATCCTACGTAAGAAAAGAATACTTTAAGGTAAGTCTGATTAACGGACGGCATAAATATGAATATGCAGACAAGACCATCCAGATAGAAAACAACGCGCTGATCTTTGGCAATCCCAATATTCCCTATCACTGGGAACCGTTGGATGATGCACTATCCGGCTACGTCTGTATATTCACGGAATCTTTCTTTCATCAGTTCGGAGCGGCAAAGTTCAATGAATACCCGGTATTTCAACCTGGTGGTCATCCGATTTATTTTCTCTCCGACACACAAAAACAACGCATCACGGAGCTGTTCAATCGTATGTTTGACGAGATTGGTTCGGAGTATACGTACAAATATGATGTCATCAGAAACCTCGTATTCGAACTCATACACGAAGCCATGAAAATGGAACCTGCTACCACCTTATTTACCAGTAGCAATGCCTTCGCACGTATCTCGTCCCTTTTTATGGAACTACTCGAAAGACAATTCCCGATCTCCTCTCCTATGCAGCGGGTGAAATTCCGTTCTCCAACTGACTTCGCCGGACAACTCTCCGTGCATGTCAATTCACTGAACAGGGCATTGAAAGAAACTACCGGCAAAACCACTTCACAACTAATCTCACAACGGATACTGCAGGAAGCCCGCTCTTTATTAAAGTATACGGACTGGAACATCTCGGAAATTTCCTGGTGTCTTGGTTTCGAAGAACTACCACACTTCATTAATTTCTTTAAAAAGAATGTGCAGGTAACACCTAAGTCTTACCGTAGCTAAGCATACATGATCACCATGCAGCCAGGGAAATGACCGGCATCCATATGCCGGTGTGACATTGTCATGTCCGTACATCACCATAAAACATAAAATACAATACGATGAGCAACGATCTTATCAAACAACAAACACTACTATTATTCGCAGGTATTGTGATAACGCTATCCGCCTGTGCAACGTCTGCATCTGACAAAAAACAGGACAATACGATAGCAGCCGCTCCCGGTATTCCCGTGGATGCGATGATACTCAAACCGGAAAACCTTTCCGAAAACATGGAGATTTCCGGTACACTGGCGGCCGTACAGGAAGTCAATATCATGAGTGAACTAAGCAAAAAAGTCAGCACGGTATACGCAGCAGAAGGTAAACAGGTAGCTGCCGGTATACTATTGTTCAAACTCGATGATGCGGATTTACAGGCACAACTCGACCAATATCTGCAACAGGAAAAGCTGGCGATCATCAATGAACGCCGCCTTGCAGATCTGATCGCCAATCAGGCAGCCATACAACAGGACTACGACCAGGCATTGACCAGTTTACGCGTATTACAGGCACAGATCAGACAGATCAGGGTGAATATCGAGAAAACGCGTATAACGGCCCCATTTGCCGGTAAAATAGGCTTAGTGAATATACATCCCGGCGCCCTGGTCACACCGGGCCAGACACTCACTACCCTGGAAGATAAAAGCAGGATAAAAGTGGACTTCTATATCCCTGAAAAATATGCCGCCAATTTCAAAACCGGCGATCCGATTCACTTCAAAGTAGAGTCCGGCAACAAAGAATATGACGGTACCATCATCGCACAGGAAGCAAAACTGAACAATGATACCCGTACCCTGCTGCTCCGCGCCATTACCGGCAATGCAGACGGTGAACTGCTCCCCGGTCAGAGCGCCAGGGTATCTGTGAGTCTGCATAACGTAAAAGACGCTGTAATGGTACCTAATCAGGCATTGATGCCTTCAGCAGCCGGCTACAGTGTATTTGTGATAAAAAATGGCCAGGCAGCTATCAGAACTGTTAAAACAGGCGAACGGAATGCCAATACCATTCATATCACCGAAGGACTGAGCGCTGGCGATACAGTAGTCACCAGTAACATGTTGCGCCTCTCACCTGGCGCAGCTGTTCAATTTACTTCTATTAAATAATTCTCTATCATGGCATCTTTATCTAAAATAAGTATCACCCGCCCGGTACTGGCCGCCGTCATGTCAGTACTGATCCTGCTGCTGGGTATCGTCGGCTACTTCTTCCTGGGTACCAGGGAATATCCGGTAGTCGATTCTCCGGTAGTCACGATCACCACCGTATATCCCGGCGCCAGTGCCGACGTGATTGCTTCACAGGTTACCAAACCATTAGAAGAAGCAATTGCGGAAGCCAATGGTATCCGTACGATCAAATCCGTTTCCCGTGAACAGGTCAGCGTCATCTCTGTCGAATTCAACCTGAATACTGACCTGGAAGCCGCTGCCAGTGATGTACGTGACAAAGTATCCAAATCAAGGATGCAACTGCCGACGGACATTGAACCGCCTGTAGTAGAGAAGTCCGGCCCTTCCGAAGCGCTCGTGTTTCTGATCGTGCAGAGTAAGACGAAAAGCCTGGAAGATATCACCGACTTTGTTAATACTAATATTAAGGAAAGATTACAGTCCATTCCCGGCGTAAGATTAGTCAATGTATATGTAGGCCGTAAAAGGTCTATGCGCCTGCGCATGGATCCGGTTAAAATGAGCGCTTACGGTCTGACGCCCGCCGATATACAACAAGCCTTACAGCGTGAAAACGTAGAACTACCCAGTGGCAGGATTGAAGGGCAAAATGCAGAAGTATCCCTGCGTACAAAAGGAAGACTGGTGACCGAAGAAGACTTTAATAACATGATCATCAGCCAGAAAAACGGCGCCATGATCCGTTTCAAGGATATCGGCACAGCGGTCATGTCTTCTAAAAACGAGCGTACCTCCATGATTACCTTCAGCGGACCAACCGCTAATTTCAGCGTAGGTACGAATGTGAGTCCGCAGCGTGGCGCTAACTCACTCGCGATCGTAGATGAATTCAATAAACGTTTCGAAGAGATCAAAAAGACAGCCCCTAAAGACTACGAGATCACATTAGGTAAAGACTTTACCGAACCTGTACGTAACTCGCTGGAAGAAGTAGAAGAATCGCTTTTCCTGGCCTTTATGCTGGTATCCCTGATCATCTTCATTTTCCTGCGTGACTGGCGTAGTACCATCATTCCATTAGTGGCTATCCCGGTGTCTATTATCTCTGCATTCTTCATCATGTATGTGGCCAACTACTCCATCAACGTACTGACCTTGCTGGGACTTGTACTGGCCATTGGCTTAGTAGTAGATGATGCGATCGTGGTACTGGAAAATATCTACAGCAAAGTGGAAGCAGGTATGACACCTGAAGAAGCGGCCATTAAAGGATCGGATGAAATCTTTTTTGCCGTCATCTCTACCACAATCACACTGGCGACCGTATTTCTTCCGATCCTTTTCCTGGGAGGTGTAACCGGTCAATTGTTCCGTGAATTCGCAGTAGTTGTATCCGGTTCCGTTATGGTCTCCGCATTCGTGGCATTGACATTATCGCCGATGATGAGCGCCTATCTGCTGAAAGCACACACCGGTCATAACTGGTTATACCGTAAAACAGAACCCTATTTCATCGCCTTCAACAATGCCTACGAAAGATCCTTAAACGCGTTTCTGCGGGTACGCTGGGTAGCGTTTATACTACTGGCAGCGTCCTTCGGACTAACCTTCTGTTTACTCCCCAAACTGCCTTCTGAACTGGCGCCGCTGGAAGACCGTTCCAGTATCGGTATCGCCGTGATTGCGCCGGAAGGAACGTCTTTCGAAAGTATGGAAGCCTCCATGAAAGAAATAGGTCAGTATATTAAAGATTCTATTCCCGATCATAAAGATGATATCACCTATGCCGTTACTGCGGGTGCATTGGGTGACCTGGAACAACCGGTGAACAGTGGCTTCCACTGGATATTCCTGGAGAAACCGGAACACCGGAAAAGTAAACTGACACAGGCACAGGTTTATGATAAACTGGTAGCAGCATCCGGCAGGTTCCGTAATGTGTTGTTCATCCCGATTCAGTTCCCTACCATCAGTACAGGAGACAATACACAACCGGTACAGTATGTGGTACAGGCGCCCGGACTGAAAGAACTGACAGACCTCATGCCGAAGCTGATGGAAGAAGTCTATAAGAGTAAAAAACTGGTCTTCTCTGACCCCGATTTTAAGATCAATCGTCCGGAGGTAGGTATCAGCATCGACCGTGACAGAGCCGCGCAATTAGGCATCTCTACGGAAGAAATTGGCCGTACGCTGCAACTGGCACTGAGCGGAAGGAGATATGGGTATTTCATTTACAACGACAGACAGTATGAGGTTATCGGACAACTGGACCGTAAGGACCGCTCCGCACCTACCGATCTGCGTTCCCTGAACATAAAAACACCAAAGGGTGAGATGGTATCACTGGACAATCTCGTACAGCTGAAAGATGCGATCAGTCCGTCTGCCATTTATCGTTATGATCAGGCATACAGTGCTACGATCTCTGCAACACCTGCCCCGGGTGTCAGTCTGGGGGAAGCGATCAAAGAAATGGACCAGATCACGAAAAAGGTATTGCCCAAAGATTTCCGTACCAGTCTCGCCGGACAAAGCCGCGACTACGCAGAAGGCAGTTCAAGTCTGATGTACGCATTCCTCTTTGCCATCGTGCTGATCTACCTGGTACTGGCCGCACAGTTTGAAAGTCTGCGGGATCCTTTCATCATCCTGCTGACCGTCCCCATGGCACTCGCAGGTGCATTAATGAGTCTCTGGTTCACCGCACAGACGGTCAATATCTTCAGTCAGATCGGGATCATTATGTTGATTGGTCTGATTACCAAGAACGGTATCCTGATCGTAGAATTTGCCAACCATACCAAACAGGAAGGTGCTTCTCCGTTAGAGGCAGCCAGGGCCAGTGCGGTATCCCGGTTCAGACCTATCCTCATGACCACCCTCGCTATGATCTTAGGTACACTCCCGATTGCGCTTTCACTGGGCGCGTCTTCCGGCAGCCGTAAGTCACTGGGTATCGTGGTAGTAGGCGGATTAGTATTCGCAGGTATATTGACGCTCTATGTTATCCCTGCAGTCTATTCTTACTTCTCCGCTCATAAAAAACCAGCTGCACATGCAAGAAAAACAAATGAAAGTATCGCAGCGGTATGAGGATTTAAAATAAACAGATCATGAAACAGTATCATCATTTAAAAGGATATATATTTACTGGTACGCTTGCACTCTATCTATTGAGTGCAGGCGGCAGCCAGCTGAAAGCACAGGATATCAGTCTGGACAGCGTTATCAGCAAAGCGCAAAAGAACAATAACAGTCTGAAAGCCGATGCGCTCAATATTGACCGTGCACAGTCGCAAACCATCATTTCCAGAAGTTATCTCAGGCCCGAAGTAGGTTTCTCTTCCGCTGTGAATCATTATTTCCAGCAACCCCTCTTCTTTGGTTTTGGCGACGCCGGTACAACTCCTGCTGATAAGATCGGATACGGCCGCTTTGGTGGTAAAGACCAGGCAAATGCATCCCTGGATATCAGCGTACCGATATATAGTCCGCTGCAGCGATCTACCATCGAAAAGAACAAACTGGAAGAAACACAGCGTCGCCTGCAATACCGTATGAAAGCGGCAGACGTTACAGCTGCTGTCAAACAGGTATATCTGCGCATACTCGTATTGGAAAAAAGGAAACAGTTACAACAGGAAAGTATCGAACGAAACAAACGTGCACTCGCGGATGCCAGATCCCTCTTCTTACAGGGGAAGGCTTTACTGGTAGACACACTCCGGGCCTATACCTCCTGGAAGAACCTGGAACCGGATCTCTTACGGATCAGTTACGCGATCGACGTCAGCAAGGAACAACTCAATATCCTGATGGGAGCAGATCCCGCTGCACACATCAGTCTTGCTGACACATTGCAGGCCCCTGAAAATGATACGCTGCCGGACGAACCTGCGCTGTTTGCCCGTTCCCTACAGGAAAGACCCGAACTGCAGTTACTTTCATTACAGCGGGATATCAGTCAAAAGGAAGTAGCCACCGCAAAGAATGCCAGACTACCTGTTATCACAGGTGTAGGACAATACCTCTTGCAGACACAGGCCAACAGTTTTAAATACTATGACGCCTACTATCCTTCCACTTCTTTTGTGGGCGCAAAAATCACCCTGCCAATCTATACAGGTGGCAGACATAATGAACGTATCAAAAAAGCACAGATAGAACAACAGCAGGCCAGTATTCAATACACTGATGCAACAGACAAACTACAAGGTCAGGTAAAACAGATTGTCGCCAATCTGAATGAGACTTATCAGCGTATACAAACACAGGCTACGGTGACCAGTACCGCTGAAAGCAGTTACCGGCTGACGAAATACCGTTACGAAAGAGGAGCCGCTACAAGGCTTGAGCTGGTAGATGCGGAACTGTCATTGACAAGCGCGAGATCAGCGTACCTGGAAGCGGTATTTGATTTTGAGGCTGCGAAGATAGAGATGGAGCGACTACTGGGCACAACACACTGAGCATATGAGAATCAGATCAGACAGGAAGAAAGACAGACAGGATTTTAACAGAAACAGCCGGCGCTGCAATGCGCCGGCTGTCATCCTTGCTTTGGGAATAGCAACAATTAAAATTTATAAGATACCGTACCGACAAACTGGGTCGGTGGTATCGGATTAATGCTGTAGTTCTCGTGTACGTAGTAGTTATAAGTATTCGTGATGTTGGATACTTTTGCCATCACACCGAAACGTTTGAAAGAATAACCGGCACTCAGATCCAGTGTAGAGAATCCTGGTACGGAGATCAGACGGTTATATTTCTGCGACTGATTGATAGTATTGTTCCAACCCGCGAAACGTTGTCCGATATAGTAATAACCTACACCAAATTTCACACCTTTCAATGCTGACTGCTGCAAGGTATAGAACACGCTGGCATTCGCAGTATGATTCGGATTACCTACCAGGCGCTCGCCTTCCACCGCACCACCTACAACACCACTGGTGCTTTCGATAGTGATATTGTTGTAGCTATAACCTGCGATCACATCCAGACCCGCCATCGGATGGCCTGCGATATCCACTTCCACACCACGGCTGAGGGTTTTACCGATCAGCGCTTTCAGGTTAGCGTTATTGTTTGGCGTCACACCATCTTTCTGGAAAGGAGACGTCTGTGCGTAGTTATTATTTCTGATCTGGTAAGCAGTCACATTTACAGACAGTTTACCTTTCAGGAAGTCGTTTTTAATACCCACCTCATACTGATCGATCACAGATGGTTTCAGCGCATTGCTGTCAACATCTAAACCGTTGTTAGGTGTAAAGGAGTTAGCGTAGCTGACAAATACCGCGGTGCTTTCGATCGGTTTATATACCAGTCCGAAACGCGGGGAGAATGAATGATCATATTTTGCCTTGGTCTGTGTCGACCCATTGGTTTTAAGATCAAGGGTGACAGGCGCTTCATTCTGCAGATAAGAGAAACGTACGCCTGCCAGGAAGTTCAGTTTACTGTTGATTTTGATCAGGTCCTGTACATATACACCCAGACGGTTGATCGGGGTAGTAACACGCTTGATCCTGGAAGCATCCGGCATGTCTGTACGTGGTGTGTACAGGTCCGGGTTCAGGATATTGATCGTATCGTAAGTAGTTGGCTGATTGTAAGAAAATGCTTTTGTATAATAGCGGTCGCCGTCAACGCCTGCGAGTACATTGTGCTGCAGACTTCCAGTTTTGAATTTACCGGTCAGGTCCAGCTGTGCGATATAATAATCTTCGGAGTTATATGCCCTGTTCAGCGGACGAGCCCATTTACCATTTGCATCTGCCTGAATTCTTTCAATGGCATAATAGTCCCTGCTATAACGCTGGTAAGTAAACATACCATTGAGGGTCCAGTTGTCGTTCAGCTGATGCTTGATAGAAGCGCCGGCAGATGATTGCTGAGTATGCGCATATTGCCATGACGTACCATAGAAGCTGTTACGTGGTACATCAGCGATCTTTGTATTATCCAGTGAACCGATACCAAAATCAGGAGTGAAATCATGTTTCAGGTAATCGCCCTGTACGATCAGTGTTGTACGTTCGCTTAATTTGAAGAGTAAAGACGGATTAACATAATAACGTTTAGAATGTACTTTATCACGATAGCTGTCAGTCGTTTCAAAAGTGCCGTTAACACGGTAAGCTATTTTAGAGGACAGCGGACCATATACATCAAAAGCGGGTTTGAACAGTCCGTAGCTACCGGCACGAACGTTTACTTCACCACCAAAGTTAAACTTTGGCTGTTTGGTCACCATGTTCATCACCGCACCTGGTGCAACGTTACCATACAGGATGGCCGCACTGCCTTTCAGGATCTCTACTCTTTCCAGGGAACTCATTTCCGGCATTACACCGGAATTCACACGAGCGCCGTTTTTAAACATATTGGTGCTGGAGAATCCATAACCTCTTGCATTAAAAGACTCCTGGGTACCTGCCCTGCTGGAAGCCATATAAACACCGTTCACACTTTTCACCACATCACTCATACGCTGTACCTGCTGATCTTCCAGCACTTCATGACCAATCACCGCAACACCCTGTGGCAGATCGATCGCCGCTACCGGCAACTTGCTTACAGTAACAGGACGTTTGTTGATCGTACGTGTTCTGCTGCCTTCTATTACGATTTCATTCAGCTGGGCGGAAGTCGCTTCCAGTGCCAGGGAAATATCGGTGGTCTGGTCGGCGGTCACACTTACAGGTTGCTGTACTGTTTTCATACCTGTGCAGGAGATGATCAGTACATGTTCACCCTGTCGGACGTTCTTCAGTATAAACGCTCCGTCTTCGCTGGTAACAGCACCTTTTTTAGTGTCTTTCAGTCCGACGGTGACAAATGCGGCCGGATGGCCATCTGCAGAAGTTATTTTTCCTTTAATATTGCCATTTTGTGCAAAGGCAGCGAGATGACATAAAGCTAAGATCAGAATCAGGTATATATGTTTCACTAGGTGGTAGAATTTTTTGCAAAGAAAAAATGTATACACCGCTCTGCCGAGACGCATCCGGAAAAAAACAGCACTATGATTTTGAATAGTCCGCCAAAAGAAAAAATATATTCAGAATTTATACAGATTCAATCAAAGCCTTTACCATACGACAATACAGCATCACATAACATTTTATTCTAAAGCTACAGCAGGTAGATAATGACATTATTTGTCCATAATGGGGCATCAAATTCAAAATTGATTTAGAATTCGGAAATAATATTGTGGTATGAAAATACTGATCATTGATGGCGAGTTGTCTTTATCGCAGGTGATGATCTCCTATTTATCAGCCGAAAACTATATATGTGAGTATGCCAATACTTACAAAAGAGCACAGTCGAAGATCGCAGTATATGACTATGATTGCATTTTACTGGACCTGGACCTGCCCGATGGTGATGGAAGCAAGCTGCTGGAGGAAATCAAGAAGAGAGACAAACAGGAAGGCGTTATTATTATCTCCGCGAGACAATCGTATGAAGATAAAATCCACGCTTTACAGAACGGCGCTGACGATTACATTACTAAACCGTTTTATCTGCCGGAACTGGGCGCCAGGATCTTCTCAGTGATCAGAAGAAGAAAATACAATAACTCCAATATTATCAGACAGGGAGCTTTGACTGTCGACCTGCTCGCAAAAACCGTCTACATTAATGAGCTGCCGGTACTGCTTACGCGCAAGGAATTTGACCTCCTGATTTATTTCATCGGCAATAAAAACAAGGTGCTTTCCAAACAGGAACTGGCCGAACAACTTTCCGGCGATATTGCCGGGCTCCGGGATGACCATAATGTCATTTACGCCCATATCAAAAACCTCAAGAAGAAACTACAGGAAGGCGGCGCAGGTAATTACCTGAAAACAATCTATGCCACCGGGTACAAATGGGATTTCTGTACATCAGACCAAACACATTAAAATAAAACTAATACGATTATTATTATCCATAAAACTGACATTTTATTGGATCAAACTCCTTATTTCTACAATTTTTTGTAGC contains the following coding sequences:
- a CDS encoding TolC family protein: MKQYHHLKGYIFTGTLALYLLSAGGSQLKAQDISLDSVISKAQKNNNSLKADALNIDRAQSQTIISRSYLRPEVGFSSAVNHYFQQPLFFGFGDAGTTPADKIGYGRFGGKDQANASLDISVPIYSPLQRSTIEKNKLEETQRRLQYRMKAADVTAAVKQVYLRILVLEKRKQLQQESIERNKRALADARSLFLQGKALLVDTLRAYTSWKNLEPDLLRISYAIDVSKEQLNILMGADPAAHISLADTLQAPENDTLPDEPALFARSLQERPELQLLSLQRDISQKEVATAKNARLPVITGVGQYLLQTQANSFKYYDAYYPSTSFVGAKITLPIYTGGRHNERIKKAQIEQQQASIQYTDATDKLQGQVKQIVANLNETYQRIQTQATVTSTAESSYRLTKYRYERGAATRLELVDAELSLTSARSAYLEAVFDFEAAKIEMERLLGTTH
- a CDS encoding response regulator transcription factor, with protein sequence MKILIIDGELSLSQVMISYLSAENYICEYANTYKRAQSKIAVYDYDCILLDLDLPDGDGSKLLEEIKKRDKQEGVIIISARQSYEDKIHALQNGADDYITKPFYLPELGARIFSVIRRRKYNNSNIIRQGALTVDLLAKTVYINELPVLLTRKEFDLLIYFIGNKNKVLSKQELAEQLSGDIAGLRDDHNVIYAHIKNLKKKLQEGGAGNYLKTIYATGYKWDFCTSDQTH
- a CDS encoding TonB-dependent siderophore receptor — protein: MKHIYLILILALCHLAAFAQNGNIKGKITSADGHPAAFVTVGLKDTKKGAVTSEDGAFILKNVRQGEHVLIISCTGMKTVQQPVSVTADQTTDISLALEATSAQLNEIVIEGSRTRTINKRPVTVSKLPVAAIDLPQGVAVIGHEVLEDQQVQRMSDVVKSVNGVYMASSRAGTQESFNARGYGFSSTNMFKNGARVNSGVMPEMSSLERVEILKGSAAILYGNVAPGAVMNMVTKQPKFNFGGEVNVRAGSYGLFKPAFDVYGPLSSKIAYRVNGTFETTDSYRDKVHSKRYYVNPSLLFKLSERTTLIVQGDYLKHDFTPDFGIGSLDNTKIADVPRNSFYGTSWQYAHTQQSSAGASIKHQLNDNWTLNGMFTYQRYSRDYYAIERIQADANGKWARPLNRAYNSEDYYIAQLDLTGKFKTGSLQHNVLAGVDGDRYYTKAFSYNQPTTYDTINILNPDLYTPRTDMPDASRIKRVTTPINRLGVYVQDLIKINSKLNFLAGVRFSYLQNEAPVTLDLKTNGSTQTKAKYDHSFSPRFGLVYKPIESTAVFVSYANSFTPNNGLDVDSNALKPSVIDQYEVGIKNDFLKGKLSVNVTAYQIRNNNYAQTSPFQKDGVTPNNNANLKALIGKTLSRGVEVDIAGHPMAGLDVIAGYSYNNITIESTSGVVGGAVEGERLVGNPNHTANASVFYTLQQSALKGVKFGVGYYYIGQRFAGWNNTINQSQKYNRLISVPGFSTLDLSAGYSFKRFGVMAKVSNITNTYNYYVHENYSINPIPPTQFVGTVSYKF
- a CDS encoding efflux RND transporter permease subunit yields the protein MASLSKISITRPVLAAVMSVLILLLGIVGYFFLGTREYPVVDSPVVTITTVYPGASADVIASQVTKPLEEAIAEANGIRTIKSVSREQVSVISVEFNLNTDLEAAASDVRDKVSKSRMQLPTDIEPPVVEKSGPSEALVFLIVQSKTKSLEDITDFVNTNIKERLQSIPGVRLVNVYVGRKRSMRLRMDPVKMSAYGLTPADIQQALQRENVELPSGRIEGQNAEVSLRTKGRLVTEEDFNNMIISQKNGAMIRFKDIGTAVMSSKNERTSMITFSGPTANFSVGTNVSPQRGANSLAIVDEFNKRFEEIKKTAPKDYEITLGKDFTEPVRNSLEEVEESLFLAFMLVSLIIFIFLRDWRSTIIPLVAIPVSIISAFFIMYVANYSINVLTLLGLVLAIGLVVDDAIVVLENIYSKVEAGMTPEEAAIKGSDEIFFAVISTTITLATVFLPILFLGGVTGQLFREFAVVVSGSVMVSAFVALTLSPMMSAYLLKAHTGHNWLYRKTEPYFIAFNNAYERSLNAFLRVRWVAFILLAASFGLTFCLLPKLPSELAPLEDRSSIGIAVIAPEGTSFESMEASMKEIGQYIKDSIPDHKDDITYAVTAGALGDLEQPVNSGFHWIFLEKPEHRKSKLTQAQVYDKLVAASGRFRNVLFIPIQFPTISTGDNTQPVQYVVQAPGLKELTDLMPKLMEEVYKSKKLVFSDPDFKINRPEVGISIDRDRAAQLGISTEEIGRTLQLALSGRRYGYFIYNDRQYEVIGQLDRKDRSAPTDLRSLNIKTPKGEMVSLDNLVQLKDAISPSAIYRYDQAYSATISATPAPGVSLGEAIKEMDQITKKVLPKDFRTSLAGQSRDYAEGSSSLMYAFLFAIVLIYLVLAAQFESLRDPFIILLTVPMALAGALMSLWFTAQTVNIFSQIGIIMLIGLITKNGILIVEFANHTKQEGASPLEAARASAVSRFRPILMTTLAMILGTLPIALSLGASSGSRKSLGIVVVGGLVFAGILTLYVIPAVYSYFSAHKKPAAHARKTNESIAAV
- a CDS encoding helix-turn-helix domain-containing protein; translated protein: MDQIYTVEDFYRAKLNWMPENLKNELGHFNVFRLSDFVHNSTKCGSYVRKEYFKVSLINGRHKYEYADKTIQIENNALIFGNPNIPYHWEPLDDALSGYVCIFTESFFHQFGAAKFNEYPVFQPGGHPIYFLSDTQKQRITELFNRMFDEIGSEYTYKYDVIRNLVFELIHEAMKMEPATTLFTSSNAFARISSLFMELLERQFPISSPMQRVKFRSPTDFAGQLSVHVNSLNRALKETTGKTTSQLISQRILQEARSLLKYTDWNISEISWCLGFEELPHFINFFKKNVQVTPKSYRS
- a CDS encoding efflux RND transporter periplasmic adaptor subunit, which encodes MSNDLIKQQTLLLFAGIVITLSACATSASDKKQDNTIAAAPGIPVDAMILKPENLSENMEISGTLAAVQEVNIMSELSKKVSTVYAAEGKQVAAGILLFKLDDADLQAQLDQYLQQEKLAIINERRLADLIANQAAIQQDYDQALTSLRVLQAQIRQIRVNIEKTRITAPFAGKIGLVNIHPGALVTPGQTLTTLEDKSRIKVDFYIPEKYAANFKTGDPIHFKVESGNKEYDGTIIAQEAKLNNDTRTLLLRAITGNADGELLPGQSARVSVSLHNVKDAVMVPNQALMPSAAGYSVFVIKNGQAAIRTVKTGERNANTIHITEGLSAGDTVVTSNMLRLSPGAAVQFTSIK